Proteins encoded in a region of the Brevefilum fermentans genome:
- the pdxS gene encoding pyridoxal 5'-phosphate synthase lyase subunit PdxS produces the protein MEQQIAAFEVKKSLAQKLKGGVIMDVVTPDQAKIAEDAGAVAVMALERVPADIRAHGGVARMSDPELIIQIMDAVSIPVMAKCRIGHFVEAQILESLGVDFIDESEVLTPADEAYHINKHVFKVPFVCGCRNLGEALRRLGEGAAMLRTKGEPGTGDVVEAVRHARSVLGEIKRLQNMPEEELMTYAKDIGAPYELVKAVRQLGHLPVVNFAAGGIATPADAALMMQLGVDGIFVGSGIFKSGDPAKRAAAIVKAAANYDNPRVLAEISRNLGEAMVGRQVADLSDSDMLSTRGW, from the coding sequence ATGGAACAACAAATTGCGGCTTTTGAGGTTAAAAAAAGCCTGGCACAGAAACTAAAAGGCGGGGTGATCATGGATGTGGTCACGCCCGATCAAGCGAAGATCGCTGAAGATGCTGGTGCCGTCGCAGTAATGGCGTTGGAGCGCGTTCCCGCAGACATTCGCGCCCACGGCGGAGTTGCCCGTATGAGCGACCCCGAGTTAATTATCCAGATCATGGATGCGGTTTCTATCCCGGTGATGGCTAAATGTCGCATCGGACATTTTGTTGAAGCTCAAATTTTGGAATCCCTCGGCGTGGACTTTATCGATGAATCTGAGGTGTTAACCCCCGCCGATGAAGCCTATCACATCAACAAACACGTTTTTAAAGTCCCTTTTGTGTGCGGATGCCGTAACCTGGGTGAAGCCTTACGCCGACTGGGCGAAGGTGCAGCCATGTTGCGCACGAAGGGTGAACCCGGCACCGGCGATGTGGTCGAAGCGGTTCGCCATGCGCGCAGCGTACTGGGCGAGATTAAGCGTCTGCAAAATATGCCTGAAGAAGAGTTGATGACCTACGCGAAAGATATCGGCGCACCCTATGAACTGGTCAAAGCGGTGCGCCAGCTTGGACACCTGCCCGTCGTCAACTTTGCTGCCGGCGGTATTGCAACACCTGCCGATGCTGCCTTAATGATGCAACTGGGTGTGGATGGCATCTTTGTGGGTTCGGGCATTTTTAAGTCCGGTGACCCGGCAAAGCGGGCTGCAGCCATTGTCAAAGCCGCCGCCAATTATGATAACCCCCGGGTTCTGGCTGAAATCAGCCGTAACCTGGGTGAAGCCATGGTGGGACGCCAGGTGGCAGATCTCTCCGATTCCGACATGCTTTCCACCCGTGGCTGGTAA
- a CDS encoding O-acetyl-ADP-ribose deacetylase → MTILDCIKADITMLKVDAIVNAANTTLLGGGGVDGAIHRAAGPRLLEECRKLNGCQTGDAKITAGYNLPARYVIHTVGPVWYGGAQGESQLLASCYRKSLSLAVEHHIKTIAFPCISTGVYGYPNRPAAQIAVQTVKDFIQSDHSLEKVMFCCFSDNDYEIYKELLGK, encoded by the coding sequence ATGACAATTTTGGATTGTATTAAGGCTGACATTACAATGCTTAAAGTCGATGCCATTGTAAATGCTGCTAACACAACGCTGCTGGGTGGCGGTGGTGTTGATGGCGCCATCCATCGGGCTGCAGGCCCGCGTCTTTTGGAAGAATGTCGAAAATTAAATGGCTGCCAGACTGGAGACGCAAAAATTACTGCCGGATACAACCTGCCAGCCCGGTATGTCATTCACACGGTTGGCCCCGTCTGGTATGGCGGGGCACAGGGAGAGTCACAGCTTTTGGCATCCTGTTACCGTAAAAGCCTTTCATTGGCGGTTGAGCATCACATAAAAACGATCGCTTTCCCTTGTATAAGTACCGGGGTATATGGCTATCCCAACCGCCCTGCAGCTCAAATAGCCGTCCAAACAGTAAAGGATTTCATTCAGTCAGATCACTCATTAGAGAAAGTGATGTTTTGTTGTTTTTCAGATAATGATTATGAAATCTACAAGGAATTGCTGGGAAAGTAA
- a CDS encoding TrmH family RNA methyltransferase codes for MFEIRQCTHPDCGLRMPIDPTVHKGDFCPRCGAPMLKASAPFQHQGSEHSSVVPKRRICILLDNIRSTHNVGAIFRTADGVGARHLYLCGYTPSPSDNSAIQKTALGAEITLSWSQHLNALALAQNLQNQGHYLLALETTASSQPIFNVDLASLGAQQFLLAVGNEQAGIDPGLLTIADLVVSVPMVGLKASLNVSVAFGIAAYWLSFL; via the coding sequence ATGTTTGAAATTCGACAATGTACCCACCCTGACTGTGGTTTGCGCATGCCGATTGATCCGACGGTACACAAAGGAGATTTTTGTCCTCGTTGCGGTGCGCCAATGCTTAAAGCTTCGGCACCTTTTCAGCATCAGGGATCAGAACATAGCAGTGTGGTTCCCAAACGCAGAATCTGTATCTTGTTGGACAATATCCGCAGTACACACAATGTCGGGGCTATTTTTCGTACAGCGGATGGTGTGGGCGCTCGGCACCTCTACCTATGCGGATATACGCCTAGCCCTTCAGACAATTCAGCCATTCAAAAAACGGCTCTGGGCGCTGAAATTACACTTTCCTGGTCACAGCATCTCAATGCACTTGCCCTTGCTCAAAACCTGCAAAACCAGGGGCATTACCTTCTGGCTCTTGAAACTACGGCAAGTTCACAGCCTATCTTTAATGTCGACCTGGCTTCGCTGGGTGCTCAGCAATTCTTACTGGCAGTGGGAAATGAGCAAGCAGGCATTGACCCCGGTTTACTGACGATCGCCGATCTGGTGGTTTCGGTGCCGATGGTCGGACTGAAAGCCTCGCTTAATGTATCTGTGGCTTTTGGGATTGCAGCCTATTGGCTGTCTTTTTTGTAA
- a CDS encoding transposase, translated as MSAKPKKSAEKQDQGLSDHKVKLPHADLSASRSWQPLEPKSPAEEDLASILQAGIKDQSAEEIDDLYSARHPGVAESSSQSPGDQQPDFQPASNDDLAALAETVYDTSFYLVPRMKEHYLLGELAQELRTWMPELSQIYGWELDLISIRPDYFKWTLLDFPECLTLKTLAAVRQWTSKRIFEAFPALQTDENIGDFWSPGYLVDTQSHDFPTQVLIAHVSRDWSERSSGHRRQ; from the coding sequence GTGTCTGCAAAGCCAAAAAAATCAGCAGAAAAACAAGATCAAGGGCTTTCCGATCACAAAGTGAAGCTTCCTCATGCTGATCTTTCAGCAAGCCGCTCCTGGCAGCCGTTGGAACCCAAATCACCAGCCGAAGAGGACCTGGCTAGCATTCTTCAAGCGGGGATCAAGGACCAATCCGCGGAAGAAATCGATGACTTGTATTCAGCCCGTCATCCAGGCGTTGCTGAATCCAGCAGTCAGTCACCTGGCGACCAGCAACCCGATTTTCAACCTGCCTCAAATGACGATCTGGCTGCCCTGGCAGAAACGGTTTATGACACCTCCTTCTACCTGGTCCCACGCATGAAGGAGCACTATCTTTTAGGTGAGCTGGCACAAGAATTGCGAACTTGGATGCCAGAATTGAGCCAAATTTATGGCTGGGAACTGGATCTGATTTCTATTCGACCCGATTATTTTAAATGGACCCTGCTGGATTTTCCCGAATGCCTGACCCTGAAAACGCTGGCTGCTGTCAGGCAGTGGACGTCAAAACGGATCTTCGAAGCTTTCCCCGCTCTGCAAACCGATGAAAACATCGGCGACTTCTGGTCGCCGGGTTACCTGGTCGATACACAATCCCATGATTTCCCCACCCAGGTTTTGATCGCCCATGTCTCTCGGGATTGGTCTGAACGCAGTTCTGGACACCGGAGGCAATGA
- a CDS encoding thiamine pyrophosphate-dependent dehydrogenase E1 component subunit alpha, producing MTLSKEQKIDMFWYLLLSRRLDERAWVLHRQGKIAFHISGIGQEAAQIGAVYAIKKGKDWLVPYYRDLAMVLAMGMTPAEFVRSLMGKTDEPTSGARQMPSHFSMRKANILSHSAPVATQSPHAAGIGLAIKLDGGDAVVLTTIGEGSTSQGEWYEAVNFAAIHNLPVIFLVENNHYAISVPQEKQMAVSSAADKACGLGLPGIEVDGTQMFEVYDAVAEAVKNARAGRGPSVIEAKMYRLTPHSSDDDDRSYRTREEVEAFKKKDPLLMMKNLYIEQGLITEEEYEELEEKAKQMVDAAVEEATRAPYPQGKDAATLVYAEEVNNG from the coding sequence ATGACACTTTCGAAAGAACAAAAAATAGATATGTTCTGGTATCTGTTGCTTTCCAGACGATTGGATGAACGTGCCTGGGTACTGCATCGTCAGGGAAAAATCGCTTTTCATATTTCTGGTATTGGACAGGAAGCTGCTCAAATTGGCGCTGTCTATGCCATTAAAAAGGGCAAAGATTGGCTGGTTCCCTATTACCGTGACCTCGCAATGGTCCTTGCGATGGGGATGACCCCGGCTGAGTTTGTAAGGAGTCTGATGGGAAAAACAGACGAACCCACATCCGGGGCCCGGCAGATGCCAAGCCATTTCAGCATGCGCAAGGCAAATATCCTCAGCCACTCTGCACCGGTTGCCACACAGTCACCCCATGCGGCAGGTATCGGGCTGGCAATTAAACTGGATGGTGGAGACGCAGTTGTCCTCACTACGATTGGTGAGGGATCTACATCTCAAGGTGAGTGGTACGAGGCCGTTAACTTTGCGGCGATTCACAACCTCCCGGTGATATTTCTGGTAGAAAACAACCATTATGCCATCTCTGTTCCGCAGGAAAAGCAAATGGCAGTCAGCAGCGCGGCTGATAAAGCCTGTGGTTTAGGGCTGCCAGGGATTGAGGTCGATGGAACGCAAATGTTCGAAGTGTATGATGCTGTGGCAGAGGCGGTTAAAAATGCAAGGGCAGGCAGGGGGCCATCCGTTATTGAGGCGAAAATGTATCGATTAACGCCGCACTCCTCCGATGATGACGATCGGAGCTACCGCACCCGTGAAGAGGTTGAAGCCTTTAAAAAGAAAGATCCGCTGCTGATGATGAAGAATTTGTATATTGAACAGGGCTTGATAACCGAAGAAGAATATGAGGAACTGGAAGAGAAAGCCAAACAGATGGTCGATGCAGCGGTTGAAGAAGCAACCCGGGCTCCCTATCCCCAGGGCAAAGATGCAGCAACCCTGGTTTATGCTGAGGAGGTAAACAATGGCTGA
- a CDS encoding alpha-ketoacid dehydrogenase subunit beta: MAEITLIEAIRQAMDEELARDERVFIIGEDVGVRGGVFRATQGLFEKYGESRVIDSPLAELSIVGVGIGAAVYGKRPICEIQFADFIYPAFNQIVSEAAKMYYRSNGQWSVPMVIRAPYGGGIGGGLYHSQSVEALFTQVPGLKVVIPSTPFDAKGLLKSAVRDPNPVLFFEPKKGYRLIKGEVPEDDREYTVPIGPAKITREGQDLSVFAYGMMHHYAKQAAEVVAKEGIDVELVDLRTLYPVDRETILKSVQKTSKALIVHEDNLTGGYGAEVAATIAEWGFMDLDAPVRRLAGPDVPAVPFSHPMQEWFMINPEKIADAIRELAAF; this comes from the coding sequence ATGGCTGAGATTACTCTAATTGAAGCAATTCGCCAGGCAATGGATGAAGAACTGGCGCGTGATGAGCGTGTTTTTATCATTGGCGAAGACGTTGGTGTGCGAGGCGGTGTGTTTCGAGCAACACAGGGGCTATTCGAAAAATATGGTGAATCGCGGGTGATCGATTCTCCTTTGGCTGAATTGTCAATTGTCGGTGTTGGCATTGGTGCAGCTGTGTATGGAAAGCGTCCTATTTGCGAAATCCAGTTTGCCGATTTTATTTACCCCGCCTTCAACCAGATTGTCAGTGAAGCTGCAAAAATGTATTACCGTTCCAATGGGCAATGGTCGGTTCCTATGGTCATCCGCGCACCCTATGGAGGTGGTATTGGCGGTGGATTATATCATTCTCAAAGTGTAGAGGCTCTCTTTACACAGGTACCGGGCTTGAAAGTCGTGATCCCCTCCACCCCCTTCGATGCTAAGGGTCTGCTAAAATCCGCTGTCCGCGATCCAAACCCCGTACTATTCTTTGAACCCAAAAAAGGTTATCGCCTGATCAAAGGAGAAGTGCCGGAGGATGATCGGGAATATACAGTTCCGATAGGGCCAGCCAAAATCACCCGTGAAGGTCAGGACTTGAGCGTTTTCGCTTACGGAATGATGCACCATTACGCTAAGCAAGCAGCAGAAGTGGTTGCCAAAGAGGGGATTGACGTTGAACTTGTTGATCTGCGCACGCTATACCCGGTAGACCGGGAAACGATTCTGAAATCTGTGCAAAAAACCAGTAAAGCCCTGATTGTACATGAGGATAATCTGACCGGCGGATATGGCGCCGAGGTGGCTGCGACCATCGCAGAGTGGGGTTTTATGGATCTGGACGCGCCCGTGCGAAGGCTGGCTGGTCCGGATGTTCCGGCAGTTCCTTTCAGCCATCCCATGCAAGAATGGTTCATGATCAATCCAGAAAAGATCGCTGATGCGATCCGTGAATTGGCTGCTTTTTAA